In Musa acuminata AAA Group cultivar baxijiao chromosome BXJ2-8, Cavendish_Baxijiao_AAA, whole genome shotgun sequence, one genomic interval encodes:
- the LOC135619525 gene encoding protein BLISTER-like, translated as MASAKVMPSSVASSRKKGHLELGKKKLEEFRKKKAAKQVVSAGQLQQSSDIGQYENPSKNNQLKGDEYSSGGDGTDVATTSGVMMPYEGKEGGSSQDSDVDSSTGMSVTSTAWNYDNHSSHENSIHEALKSRVSNSNESSTFSELANGYHNHWGEKIEHSGNEEPKVGSVAGFSIDQHIAFVPDITKPCIDGNVSNSGLQLHNNNKNSSRSHMQIMDVPSAYNMGTIPEKSESHSARKTLGRLSTSTNIYDVKQPFQSSNVENHGTVGVGGRIADAINRHLNVENSTWIAPEPSSAGFSSGFGNSSSDFTGYKTTFSRSRPFFLDSLGLPRVPSNILHGEPDSTVTPVPYDSSKFQKTEVQLASSLLQPSADSFTEQSLSLTTLDSFKENQLSLNTSASLNEEQQLKQGAREQDMPRDHEFPYLNKDADFAALEQHIEDLTTEKFSLQHALETAQGLAGSLASENSSITDSFNQQGKVITQLKSDMERLQEEIKAQMLALESVKLEYANAQLDCNAADERAKILASEVISLEEKALRLRSNELKLEKQLEKLNSEMTSYKRKVSILEKERQDFQSTVDALQEEKKALQSMLRKTSTDGRTKVVIENSSIKQDASTSTDDLDVKDGETSAEGTALHTGINSVQDVRPSVALSNCTSQSSFVLSDRRVDLPDGYGDLPEDQLRMIENIKALISELSVEKEELVQALRIESSNCSKLKDLNKDLSQKLEGQTQRLELLTTQRMADENVVARPIVTCSTHDTTEYADEGDEVVEKVLGWIMKLFPVGPKRRNSKLL; from the exons ATGGCTTCGGCGAAGGTCATGCCCAGTTCGGTCGCTTCGTCGCGCAAGAAAGGGCACCTCGAATTGGGGAAGAAGAAA TTAGAGGAGTTTCGGAAGAAAAAAGCTGCTAAGCAGGTCGTATCTGCTGGCCAATTGCAGCAGTCATCTGATATAGGCCAATATGAAAATCCTTCTAAAAATAATCAGCTTAAGGGAGATGAGTATTCTTCAGGTGGAGATGGTACAGATGTTGCAACAACTTCCGGGGTCATGATGCCCTATGAAGGTAAAGAAGGTGGTTCATCCCAAGACAGTGATGTTGATTCCTCAACTGGGATGTCTGTTACCTCAACTGCCTGGAACTATGACAATCATTCGTCACATGAAAATTCAATTCATGAAGCCCTTAAGAGCAGAGTCTCCAACTCAAACGAAAGCTCAACTTTTTCAGAATTAGCTAATGGTTATCATAATCACTGGGGAGAGAAAATCGAGCATAGTGGTAATGAGGAACCAAAGGTTGGATCAGTTGCTGGTTTTAGTATAGATCAGCATATTGCTTTTGTTCCAGATATCACAAAGCCATGTATTGATGGGAACGTCAGCAATTCAGGTTTACAATTGcacaacaataacaaaaattCTTCCAGAAGTCACATGCAAATTATGGATGTGCCAAGTGCTTATAATATGGGAACTATTCCTGAGAAATCAGAAAGTCATTCTGCAAGGAAAACATTGGGTCGTCTTAGCACATCAACCAACATATATGATG TGAAGCAACCTTTTCAAAGCAGTAATGTAGAAAATCATGGTACCGTTGGTGTGGGAGGGAGGATAGCTGATGCCATTAATCGTCACCTTAATGTTGAAAATTCAACCTGGATTGCACCAGAACCTTCGTCTGCAGGATTTAGTTCTGGTTTTGGAAATTCTTCTAGTGATTTTACAGGTTATAAGACTACTTTTAGTCGATCCCGTCCATTTTTTCTTGATTCACTTGGTCTTCCCAGAGTTCCTTCTAACATTCTGCATGGCGAGCCTGATAGCACTGTTACACCAGTGCCATATGACAGTTCGAAGTTCCAGAAAACAGAGGTTCAGTTGGCATCTTCTCTGCTGCAGCCATCTGCAGATAGCTTCACGGAACAGTCTCTCAGCTTAACAACTCTTGATTCCTTTAAAGAAAATCAATTATCTCTCAACACTTCGGCTTCTTTGAATGAGGAACAACAGCTGAAGCAGGGAGCAAGAGAACAAGATATGCCAAGGGACCATGAGTTTCCATATTTGAATaaagatgcagattttgctgctcTGGAGCAG CATATTGAGGATTTGACTACAGAAAAGTTTTCATTGCAACATGCTTTAGAGACAGCCCAAGGTCTAGCAGGGTCCTTAGCTTCTGAGAATTCATCAATAACAGACAGCTTTAATCAACAG GGGAAAGTTATTACTCAGTTAAAATCTGACATGGAAAGATTGCAGGAGGAGATTAAGGCTCAAATG CTTGCACTTGAATCTGTTAAGTTGGAGTATGCAAATGCTCAGCTAGACTGCAATGCTGCCGATGAAAGAGCCAAAATACTTGCATCTGAAGTGATAAGCTTAGAAGAGAAG GCACTGCGATTGAGGTCAAATGAGCTAAAGCTAGAAAAGCAATTAGAGAAGCTGAATTCTGAGATGACATCATATAA GCGTAAAGTATCGATTCTAGAGAAAGAGCGCCAAGATTTCCAGTCTACTGTTGATGCCCTACAAGAAG AGAAGAAAGCATTGCAGTCTATGCTACGAAAAACATCAACTGATGGAAGAACCAAGGTTGTAATAGAAAATTCTTCCATTAAACAAGATGCATCTACATCCACAGATGATTTAG ATGTCAAAGATGGAGAGACCAGCGCAGAAGGAACTGCGCTGCATACTGGCATAAATTCAGTGCAAGATGTCAGACCATCTGTAGCTCTCTCCAATTGTACATCTCAATCCTCTTTCGTTCTTAGTGATAGAAGAGTGGATCTTCCAGATGGATACGGTGATCTTCCAGAAGACCAGCTCAGAATGATtgagaacattaaggctttgataTCTGAG TTATCAGTGGAGAAAGAAGAGTTGGTACAAGCACTGAGAATTGAGTCATCTAATTGTTCCAAGCTGAAG GATTTGAACAAAGATTTGTCCCAGAAACTTGAGGGTCAAACCCAGAGGTTAGAGCTCTTGACCACCCAGAGAATGGCAGATGAGAATGTTGTGGCAAGACCAATTGTTACTTGTAGCACGCATGATACaacagaatatgctgatgagggtGATGAG GTGGTTGAAAAAGTATTGGGTTGGATAATGAAGCTCTTCCCTGTTGGGCCGAAGCGACGCAACAGCAAGCTTCTGTGA
- the LOC135619524 gene encoding LRR receptor-like serine/threonine-protein kinase GSO1, producing the protein MDTYRRITLVVLLVVISFLPPSALCRYLDSVYMEVLFEVRKSFTEDPRGVLDDWRRDNPDYCSWNGVTCDLDSAVVALNLSSSSLAGSLSRSLGRLSRLATLDVSSNRLTGTIPSQLAGLSALTTLFLYSNRLSGTIPSSLGSLSSLRVIRLGDNPGLSGPIPDSFGDLRNLTTLALALCNLSGSIPRRLGRLTHLQNLVLQQNQLDGHIPSELGNLADLRILNLANNLLRGEIPSQLGKLSQLTYLNMMSNRLEGTIPRSLCKLVGLQNLDLSMNELEGEFPAELGKLSELNYLVLSNNKLSGGLPEDLCQNATRLQHLFLSTNRFSGQIPAGLVQCLSLTQLDLANNSFTGAIPVELGELVDLTDLLLNNNSLSGSIPRELGNLSNLQILTLYHNELRGQLPEEIGRLQQLQILYLYENQLSGEMPSAIGNCSSLKMIDFYGNQFSGGIPATIGRLEQLSFLHLRQNDLSSKIPASLGNCRQLTILDLADNRLPGGIPATFGLLKSLQQLMLYNNSLEGSIPDEMFDCRNITRVNLSNNRFNGSILPLCGSTSLLSFDLTNNSFNLEIPAQLGNSPALERIRLGNNRLTGKIPPMLGEIGALSLLDLSSNLLTGVIPKELAACKNLTHIVLNNNRLTGVVPTWLGSIPQLGELKLSSNRFFGPLPVELFNCSNLLKVSLADNSLSGSLPPEIGKLASVNVLDLAHNQFSGAIPASIAQLSKLYELRLSRNLFTGPVLVELGRLQELQSALDLSFNNLSGEIPSSLASLAKLEYLNLSHNFLTGDVPRQIGEMSSLVVLDLSSNDLEGQLDGRFARWPPQSFAANLGLCGSPLQPCNIIRPAREGSTLSSAAVAVISATVTLVIILLLIAAVLWIRRRCAERSSEVNCAYSFKGSSSKIHRELIVKGSTRRELKWEAIMEATCNLSDEFVIGSGGSGTVYRVEMPSGETVAVKKILHDKRESLLQDKSFVREVKILGRIRHRHLVKLLGYLSRNQGEHLLVYEYMENGSLWNWLHEPAVSQKRKRELSWEARLKIAIGLAKGVEYLHHDCVPMIVHRDIKSSNVLLDGDMEAHLGDFGLAKAVAAENYPDGSARYTETGSCFAGSYGYMAPEYAYSPKATEKSDVYSMGIVLMELVSGLMPTDRRFGGDMNMVTWVQSRTATTMTVTEREELLDPALKPVAPREEASLFEVLNVALQCTRRAPSERPSSRQVSDKLLHVSLKIQRVSTGKKVAV; encoded by the exons ATGGATACGTACCGGAGGATCACgctggttgttctactggtggtGATCTCTTTCCTGCCTCCTTCGGCTCTCTGTCGCTACTTGGACTCGGTGTACATGGAAGTTCTTTTTGAGGTGAGGAAATCTTTCACGGAGGACCCCCGAGGAGTGCTCGACGACTGGAGAAGGGATAACCCCGACTACTGCTCTTGGAATGGAGTCACCTGCGATCTGGACTCGGCGGTGGTGGCTCTCAATCTCTCCTCCTCGTCCCTGGCTGGCTCCCTCTCCCGCTCCCTCGGCCGGCTGAGTCGACTCGCCACCCTCGATGTCTCCTCCAACCGGCTCACGGGTACAATCCCGAGCCAGCTCGCCGGGCTTTCCGCTCTGACCACCCTCTTCCTCTACTCCAACCGTCTCTCGGGAACGATTCCCTCTTCGCTCGGCTCGCTCTCCAGCCTTCGAGTCATCCGGCTGGGCGACAACCCAGGCCTGTCGGGACCGATCCCGGACTCGTTCGGCGACCTCCGGAACCTGACCACTCTCGCCTTGGCCCTCTGCAACCTCTCCGGCTCCATTCCGCGTCGACTCGGCCGGCTGACACATCTCCAGAACTTAGTCCTCCAACAGAACCAGCTCGACGGTCATATCCCCTCGGAGCTCGGCAATCTGGCTGATCTCCGGATCCTAAACCTTGCCAACAACTTGCTGCGGGGAGAAATACCGAGTCAACTCGGCAAGCTGAGCCAATTAACCTACCTCAACATGATGTCCAACCGGCTTGAAGGGACCATTCCGAGATCTCTCTGCAAGCTCGTCGGCCTTCAAAATCTGGACTTGTCGATGAACGAGCTCGAAGGCGAGTTCCCCGCCGAGCTCGGCAAACTGAGTGAACTCAATTATCTAGTCTTGTCCAACAACAAACTCTCCGGCGGCCTGCCGGAGGACCTCTGCCAAAATGCGACTAGGTTGCAGCACTTGTTCCTGTCCACCAACAGGTTCTCCGGTCAAATTCCGGCCGGCTTGGTCCAATGCCTGTCCTTGACGCAATTGGATTTGGCAAACAACAGCTTCACTGGCGCAATCCCGGTCGAACTCGGTGAGCTCGTCGACCTTACTGATCTCCTGCTCAACAATAACAGCTTGTCGGGTTCGATTCCTCGCGAATTAGGCAACCTCAGCAATCTTCAGATACTGACGCTCTATCACAATGAGCTGCGAGGGCAGCTGCCGGAGGAGATTGGCAGGTTGCAGCAGCTTCAGATCCTTTATCTCTATGAAAACCAGTTGTCCGGCGAGATGCCCTCGGCCATTGGGAACTGTTCAAGCTTGAAAATGATCGATTTCTACGGGAACCAGTTCTCTGGCGGAATTCCGGCGACTATCGGCCGGCTGGAGCAGCTCAGTTTCCTGCATCTGAGGCAGAACGACCTCTCCAGCAAGATCCCCGCGTCGCTGGGCAATTGCCGGCAGCTCACGATCCTCGACTTGGCCGACAACCGGCTCCCTGGGGGGATTCCGGCGACTTTTGGGCTCCTGAAATCGCTCCAACAGCTCATGCTGTACAACAACTCGCTCGAAGGAAGCATCCCCGATGAGATGTTTGATTGCCGGAACATCACGAGAGTGAACCTGTCCAACAACCGGTTCAACGGGAGCATCCTTCCGCTGTGCGGCTCGACCTCGCTTCTGTCGTTCGATCTCACCAACAATTCCTTCAACCTGGAGATTCCAGCGCAACTCGGAAACTCACCGGCTCTCGAGCGGATCCGGCTGGGGAACAATCGTCTGACCGGCAAGATACCGCCGATGCTCGGAGAAATCGGGGCTCTCTCGCTTCTGGACTTGTCGAGCAACTTGCTGACCGGAGTAATACCGAAGGAACTGGCGGCATGCAAGAATCTCACCCACATTGTTCTGAACAATAATCGGCTAACTGGAGTCGTCCCGACGTGGCTTGGGAGCATACCGCAGCTGGGGGAGCTCAAACTCTCTTCTAACAGATTCTTTGGGCCTCTTCCTGTTGAGCTCTTCAATTGCTCTAATCTACTGAAGGTCTCTCTCGCAGATAACTCACTCAGTGGCTCACTCCCTCCTGAAATTGGCAAACTTGCATCCGTCAATGTCCTGGACTTAGCCCACAATCAGTTCTCTGGAGCAATCCCTGCCTCCATAGCGCAGCTAAGCAAGCTTTATGAGCTCCGGTTGTCGAGGAATCTGTTCACCGGGCCGGTCCTGGTCGAGCTTGGACGACTGCAGGAACTACAGAGTGCGTTAGACCTAAGCTTCAACAACCTCAGCGGCGAGATTCCGTCATCGCTTGCGTCGCTTGCGAAGCTCGAATATCTGAACCTCTCGCACAATTTTCTGACCGGAGATGTCCCGCGACAAATAGGTGAAATGAGTAGCTTGGTGGTGCTCGATCTCTCGAGCAACGATTTGGAGGGGCAATTGGACGGCCGATTCGCCCGCTGGCCACCGCAGTCTTTCGCTGCGAACCTTGGTCTCTGCGGGAGTCCCCTCCAGCCGTGCAACATTATCAGGCCCGCCCGCGAAGGTTCCACCTTAAGCTCAGCTGCTGTAGCCGTGATCTCTGCCACCGTGACGCTGGTGATCATTCTCCTGCTGATAGCCGCTGTGTTATGGATCAGAAGGCGGTGCGCAGAGAGATCAAGCGAGGTCAATTGCGCATACTCCTTCAAGGGTTCCTCTTCCAAGATTCATCGAGAACTGATCGTGAAGGGATCCACGAGGCGAGAACTCAAATGGGAAGCTATCATGGAAGCGACGTGCAACCTGAGCGACGAGTTCGTCATCGGTTCTGGCGGGTCGGGCACCGTCTACAGAGTTGAAATGCCGTCCGGTGAGACAGTGGCCGTGAAGAAGATTCTGCATGACAAAAGGGAATCCTTGCTGCAAGACAAGAGCTTCGTGAGAGAGGTGAAAATTCTTGGCCGGATCAGGCACCGGCATTTGGTCAAGCTACTGGGTTACCTTAGCAGAAATCAGGGGGAGCATCTGCTGGTATACGAGTACATGGAGAATGGAAGCCTGTGGAATTGGCTGCACGAGCCTGCAGTGAGCCAGAAGAGGAAGCGAGAGCTGAGCTGGGAGGCCAGGTTGAAGATCGCGATCGGCCTTGCCAAAGGAGTGGAGTACCTGCACCACGACTGCGTGCCAATGATAGTTCACAGGGATATCAAGTCGAGCAATGTGCTGCTCGACGGTGACATGGAGGCGCATTTGGGCGACTTTGGACTGGCAAAGGCGGTCGCCGCCGAGAATTACCCGGACGGTTCGGCACGGTACACGGAGACTGGCTCCTGCTTCGCCGGATCCTATGGCTACATGGCTCCAG AATATGCTTACTCCCCAAAGGCGACGGAGAAGAGCGACGTCTACAGCATGGGCATTGTTCTCATGGAGCTCGTTAGCGGGTTAATGCCCACAGATCGGAGGTTCGGAGGAGACATGAATATGGTGACCTGGGTGCAGTCTCGGACTGCGACGACGATGACGGTGACAGAGCGGGAGGAGTTGCTGGATCCTGCTCTGAAGCCGGTGGCACCGCGTGAGGAGGCCTCTCTGTTTGAAGTGCTCAATGTGGCCTTGCAATGCACCAGGAGGGCTCCTTCCGAGCGGCCTAGTTCGCGCCAGGTCTCTGATAAGCTGCTTCACGTTTCCCTGAAGATTCAGAGAGTAAGCACCGGAAAGAAAGTTGCAGTATAA